The following DNA comes from Lemur catta isolate mLemCat1 chromosome 19, mLemCat1.pri, whole genome shotgun sequence.
CAGACCCACAGAGTGCCCTCCCTGAGATATCACGCCTCTCCCCACTGCTGCTCCCAAATAAACATGAAGCACAAAAACATTGTTGAGTTATGCCAGATCCCTGGGCCCGAGGATGTCGATAGGTGGGGTCCTGAGGGGGTCTTGGACCCTGAATAGCTAAACAAATGGGAGGGAGCCCTTGGAACCCTGGAGTTCTCTGAGGAAGAATAAGATTACAGGTACTTCAATTGCTTTATTCCAACCCCAAAGGGAGGAGGGTATTCCTGGGCCACCACACACCATCTAGTATGAGAGGGTCAGGGGTCAAAGGTCGAAGGTACAGGGGTCAGCCCCTGCCAGGCATGTTGATGTAGACTCTGCCAtcttctgggggtgggggagagaaagcATGAAGCCTGACCACCCACCACCCGCCCCACATCTCCACCTCCCTGGGGACCCCCTGCCTCAGGGGTTTCCTCAGGGGTTCCCCCAGGCACCTCCCCCAGGGTTTCCCCAGCACCTCCTCCAGGGCTTCCCCAGGGGTCCCCTCCATGGGACCCCCTCCCTAGGGATACCACCCACCCTCCaggccccaccccttccctgccctcaccTTGGGTGGGCCTGTGGCCTAGGCGAGCACACAGGAACACCGCCCCCACAATTAGCAGCGATATGACCGCGTCAGCGGCAACCAAGCCTGCCAGGAGCGGCAGGGAGAGGGGCCCACATCCGGCGCAGGCACCTGGAGAGCGGGCCGAGACAGAAGGCAGCTCTGGCGGGTTCTGGATCCTGGGGCTGAGCTTCGCTCATAGGGAGAGGAGGAAGTCCCCTGtgagggaggcagagcccagaTTCCCTTGCACGTGGGGAATGGAAGGGGGGATGGAGACCCAGAGAGGCCAGGTGTCCCTGGACCCTCGGGGCTGTGCACTGGGCACATGGGGTACTTCCAAAGAGAGGCTGGGGGTCACCGATTGCCTGGGGCTTTGAGTTGGTGATGGAGAAGGCCAGATGGGGCCCCGAGAAGGCTGCAGATCCTTGGGGGTGCTCCAATTTGAGGATGAGAGAGGAGAACTGGGTGAGAGTCACTGGAGTGACTCCTGGAGAGTCGCTGGGGTGTTCTGGGACCCTCAGGCCAAGCTTTTGGGATAGAAGTGGTACCTGATGCCAGGGTAAAGGTGGGGGAGTGATTTCTCACCTGCGGTTGTCTGAGCTCCAGCCACTGTGGAAAGAGAAGGTGGATGAGTGGGGAGAGGTGACTTCCAAAACAGGGTGCAGGGAAAGGTGATATGCAGAGACGTCATCTCCATGCTGGAGAGACAGGATGGGAAAGGGGAGCAAATGGGAAGGGGAGCTCCCAGGGACAGACAGAAAGTTGGAAGTAGCAGTAGAGATCCGGCAGTGAGAAGGGGAGGTGGACAGGCAGCAGCCACTCCACAACTCCCTGCCTCGCCTGCCACTCCCCCCAGGGAGCCAGGCCTGAAGCCAAATGGATCtccaggaagggaaggggcaCAGGGAGAAGGACCCCATCCTCAGTGCCCCTCCCTTCAGATGTCACCCAAGCCACCCTTCTCAGGAATGCTCTGCCTGCCATCCCCATAACCGCTGGCTTCACCTGGGAGCAAAAACAGGAGCAGGATGTGGCCTGGAGGGACCATGGTGGGCTGGGGTCTGGAAGGGTCTGGCAAAGGACTGTGGTCCAGAGAGGTCCTGAAGAACAGTGGGGAAGTAGAGAAGTAGCAATAGCGGATGTCACACTGCTGGTGGCAAGACCATCtgcttcctgtgtgtgtgtgtgtgtgctgtctcTGTTACTGCCTTTGGGGAACAACCTGGGGGGAGGGCGAGAGAGACCCGGAAGGCTGCTGTGATGGTCCAAGTAGGAGTGACAGGGGGACCAGGGTGTGGGTGCTGGGGAGATCTGGaaatattttggaggtagagCCAACAGAATTTGCTGATGAAATGGATGTGGGTGTGTATGAGAGAGGTCCAGTATGGCCAAGGCTTCTGGCCTGGAAAACTGAAAAGATGGAGTGTCTATGTGCAGAGATGGAGAACTGGGGGGAAGTGGGTTCGAGGGGAAAGTGTCAAGGTTCAGGCCCAGGGAGCTGGAAATGCCCTTGATAGTCTCCCTGTGGAGGTGGTGAGCGACCACAGCTGCATTTATGAGTTCAGGGGCTAAGTCTGGTCTGGAGATGTAAATCTGGGGGTTGACAGCTTCTGGATGGTATTTAGAGCCACGGGActggatgagatcaccaaggAAGTGAGTACAGACGGAGAATCCGCCGCCCCCCACCGAACGGGAGAAGAGGGGGAACTGGCCAGGAAAGCCGAGGAGGAGGAGCGAGTAAgggaggaggcccaggagagcACGGGGTCCTGAAAGCAGGGGAGAAGTGTGGTCAGCACGGTCACTGCCGGGCTGGTCACCAGGTGGGAACTGAGAACAGCCTCCCACTGGAATGCCAGTCAGCCGAGGGCCGGGAATTCCTGCCTGCTCAGCTCACAGCTCGGCCACAGCACCCAGCAAATCAGTACATTATTTCAAATGTTGGATGCAGACACAAACCTCCCCTCTGAAAAAGGAGGATGacgtggggaagagggagaaactTGAGCGTACCTGTATTACCCTGACCCACCGACCTTGCCTCCCTGGGGATCCGGGAGTCCGGACCccagtcccctccctccccaggacccTGTAATGctgccccccccaacccccgccggCCAGGGCCCAGCAGTCAAAGCCTCCAGCACTCCCTTGGACAGAGACCCAGAAGTCCAGGCTCCAGTGTCGCCCTCCTTCGGGAGTCCGACACACTAGGCCCCTCAGTCCGCAGACCTGaaccccccgccccccgggacTCCGGAGTCCGGCCCTCGGCTCAGCCCCGCCCACGCGGAGACGGGGTTTGCTGGAGCGCGACGCGACGCGGGGACTCCCGGGCCTGTGGGCGGGCCCTGCCCAGGATTGGGTGGTGCCAGAACCCCAGTTTAAAAACTCGCGGGGGCCCCGATCCAAGATCGGGGACCCGGCGGCGGCTCCGCGGGGAAACAGCGAGGCTGGCGCAGCGCCGAGGCCGCGGCCCTGGGGGCCCGCAATCCGCGCCCCGGAACCCTCGAGGTaatgggctggggagtgggggacGCGCTCAGCTCCTCGAGAGAGTGGGGGGCTGGGGATCCGACACCGGAGTCCCCGAGGGACGGCGCTGGAGCGTCGAGTCCTGGGTGCAAAGAGTGAGGGTCCCGGTGTTTGGAGGGGACGGGGGACTGGGACCCCCAGGTCGtggcggaggaggggctgggatgCAGAATCAGGGGTCTCGGGGGTGAACGGTGGGAGGCTGGTCCTGTGGGGGACGCGGGCCGGCGGCCGAGACCCCTTCCCCTAGAGGAGCGGCTGCGCTGAGCGCTCTGGAGCGTGGTCCACACCGGCCGACCCCGGCCCGCCCCGGGATTCCCCGGATCGCCACCGTGCGGGGCCGGCAGGAATTCCCCCAGCGCGGGGATTCCGCGAGCGCCACGCTCCGCCGCGCGCCGGCCGCCCGGCCGGACACCTGCGGCGCAAGAGCGCAGGGGAACGGGAGGTGGAAGATTCCCTTGCGTGCGCGCCGTGACGTCGGCGCGTCGCCTCTGGGCTGTTTCCGAGTCTGCCCGCCCTCGTTTAACCCTTCCTCCTCCGGAGCCCGGGCTCGGGAGGGTGAGGGTTGAGGGTCCTGCCTTCCGGGGTCATGAGAAGGAGTGCGGGATCCGGGACCCCCTGGCTCTAGAGAGGAGGGGGCTGAGCGCCGGGCTCCTGGGACCTGGGGAAGAGCGTGCTGGGTTCTGGGACTGCCGAgtctgcaggggtgggggtgctggtggGGGATCTGGACCTGTGGATCCCAGACGACCCGGGTACTACTGACTCGTGGTTCCTCTGGGAGGGGGTCTCTCGGGGCAAGAGTAGCAGGTCAGCCACCAGGGCAGAGAGATATTGGGAACCTGGATATGAGTCTCCAGGGAGTGATACCCAGCGACCCCCGAGGCTTTAGGACTGGGAGATCTGGGGGTGGGACTTTTTTACGGAAGTTGGGGGTGCTGCAGAGGGGCGctctcctccccccttcctcaGTTTCCACCACGCTGGTGGAAAGTTGGGTCAGAGGGAAAGTGCGGAGCAAAGGGAAGGAAACGGCAGAGGCGGAGGCGGACGCCCCACCCAAAATCTTCTAATGGCTTTGGAGGAGTCAGGCGGCAGCAATGTGCCAGTTTTTCCGCGCGGGAGGACGAGGAGGGCGCCCAAATCCACCCCGCCCCCGTGCATTTAGGTGACTTAAGGACCCCTGAtgtctgccctccctcctgcccccacagtgAGTCGGAATGAGCGCGGCCACTGCCCGACACAGACAGTGAAGAAGCTCTTGGAAGAGCAGAGGCGCCGCCAGCAGCAGCCTGACGCTAGTGGGGTGCAGGTGAGACCTGTGCTGTCCCGCGGGGACTACGGGCTTGCTGGGCTCTCAGCGCTGATGAGAGATGCAGTCCTGACTCCGATGCCCTGTGAGTCAGGAACAGGCCCTGAGGAATCTGCCAGATACATTCACCTTCGTTGCTTCTTGCTTATGCCTCTACAGGGACAGTTCCCGTCTCCACTGTCACAGCCCCTGACCCCATctgtgagtgaggctgaggctggtAAGTCTGGACCCTCACCTGCTTCTGTCAGCTCCCTGTCCCAGCTTCCCGCAGGGACTCAGACTCTCAGAACTCTGGGCCACTGGGAGTCAGGCCCTCATTCTTCCTGGGTCTCAGTAGCCGTTTGAGCTCCCAGATTCTCTGAGCCCAGTAGTCTATGCACATCGTCCTTCAGAGTCCCAGGGGCCCCAGGCTTGTGTCCCAGGAGTCCAGGTCCCAGCCCTTGGTGTCCCAGAGATATTAATACCAGCTCTTAGCACCTTGGGAGACTCCAGGCCCTCCAACCCTGCTGTGACTTCCCCAACTCCGGTAACcagacctgcccctgcccctcctcttaCACGCAGGCCATCCTCACTTCCCAGCACAACAGGAGACTGTGGGCTCTGGACTTGGCAGCTTGGCCCCCCCTATGGGCTTTCCAGACTGGGACCCCAACACGCATGCCGCCTACACAGACAGTCTCTACTCCTACCCCACTTCTGCTGCTGAAAGTTTCCTGATTCCTGACTTCTACCCACCCTCGGACCCAGGGCAGCAGTGCCCATTACCCCTGGGGATGGAGGTGAGACACAGAGTGGGGACAGGATGCTGAAGGGTCCCTAACAATTCCCAGTTGTCCTCATGCAGTATTCTCAGATGACTACGGCTGGGTTAAGATCCCATTTCTCCAATGGGCAAAACCGATGCCTAAAGGTCCAAGGTCACTTGGCACAGATGGGATAGGCAGCCACCTGATGGCTGCCCTTGAGGGGCTCCGtactgtgtgtgtggtgggttGGAAAGCGGGAATTCTCAGCTGACTGGCTCCCCCCACCTCCCGCACTCTTCAGGAACCCCCGGAGACTCGGCTCTATGCAGAATCTTCCGTGTCACAGGCAGGATCCTGGAGACTTTCTGGGCTCCCCCCAGGACCCCCACAGTTGCCTGCTGTGGTCACTGGGCCATCCCTGGATACAGCCCGAGCTCACATGCTGGCTTTGGGGCCACAACAGC
Coding sequences within:
- the HCST gene encoding hematopoietic cell signal transducer isoform X1, which codes for MVPPGHILLLFLLPVAGAQTTAGACAGCGPLSLPLLAGLVAADAVISLLIVGAVFLCARLGHRPTQEDGRVYINMPGRG
- the HCST gene encoding hematopoietic cell signal transducer isoform X2, giving the protein MVPPGHILLLFLLPVAGAQTTAGACAGCGPLSLPLLAGLVAADAVISLLIVGAVFLCARLGHRPTQDGRVYINMPGRG